The Dreissena polymorpha isolate Duluth1 chromosome 10, UMN_Dpol_1.0, whole genome shotgun sequence genome includes a region encoding these proteins:
- the LOC127848295 gene encoding uncharacterized protein LOC127848295, with translation MADVEGFREEATRIIHSLCRNLMTQDTDANLCEASLITLTALSRNARRMCTRYPIFERLCEIIDSLMSTIEERKRTLQPLVGFFAAKQTTTRGRPLYVISREQLEYLVEAGFKRRAIASLLQVSDSVIKRSLRSYGISIRGRYSSISNEELDNLVREITDGNQTLGQRMVQGHLQSLGHRVQRQRVADSLIRVDEAAVAMRWCHSIRRRVYNVAGPNSLWHIDGNHKLIRWGFVIHGGIDGFSRMCVFLQAATNNKATTMTKAFMTGTQCYGVPSRVRSDHGLENTGVGAFMIAHRGPRRGSFITGRSVHNQRIERMWRDLFASATNVFHGLFSHLEESGQLDLTNPVHMWCLHHVFVPRVQRALDIFREGWNCHRLSSERGRTPTQLYIEGMMRQAGQGHRGIDDMVFRAPEEDIQDHTEYGIDDEVEVAPREDMITNVSNVDCPLNEQDFTRLTQTLNIESDHQGVDCFLACVEFCNSV, from the exons atggCGGACGTCGAAGGTTTTCGAGAAGAAGCAACTCGCATTATTCACTCTTTATGTAGAAATTTAATGACGCAAGATACAGATGCAAATTTGTGTGAAGCTAGTCTTATCACTTTGACAGCATTAAGTCGGAATGCACGACGTATGTGTACCCGTTATCCCATTTTTGAACGGTTGTGTGAGATTATCGACTCGTTGATGTCGACAATTGAAGAGCGAAAGAG GACGCTGCAGCCTCTCGTTGGTTTCTTCGCCGCAAAACAGACTACAACCAGAGGCAGACCACTTTACGTCATTAGTCGAGAGCAGCTGGAGTATCTAGTTGAAGCAGGCTTCAAACGAAGAGCTATTGCTAGTCTGCTTCAGGTGTCAGATTCTGTTATTAAGCGCAGCCTCAG gtcatATGGTATAAGCATCAGAGGAAGGTACTCAAGCATCTCCAACGAGGAACTTGACAATCTGGTCCGAGAGATAACAGATGGCAATCAGACACTTGGGCAACGAATGGTTCAGGGACATCTTCAGAGTCTAGGACATCGGGTTCAAAGACAACGTGTTGCTGACAGTCTGATCCGGGTTGACGAAGCAGCTGTAGCCATGCGATGGTGTCACTCGATTCGGCGAAGGGTGTACAATGTTGCTGGTCCAAACTCATTGTGGCACATAGATGGAAACCACAAATTGATAAG atgGGGTTTTGTCATACACGGAGGCATTGATGGCTTCTCGCGGATGTGTGTTTTCCTCCAAGCTGCAACCAACAACAAGGCTACCACGATGACAAAAGCCTTCATGACAGGCACCCAGTGCTATGGTGTCCCATCAAGAGTCCGCAGCGATCACGGGCTGGAAAATACCGGCGTTGGGGCGTTTATGATAGCGCATCGTGGACCTCGTCGGGGTTCTTTCATCACGGGAAGGAGCGTCCACAATCAGCGGATTGAACGCATGTGGCGTGACCTGTTTGCCAGTGCAACAAACGTGTTTCACGGATTGTTTTCACATCTTGAGGAGTCTGGACAGTTGGATTTGACAAATCCAGTGCACATGTGGTGCCTTCATCACGTGTTTGTGCCTCGTGTCCAGCGAGCGTTAGACATATTCCGTGAGGGCTGGAACTGCCACAGGTTGAGCAGTGAAAGAGGTAGAACCCCCACACAGCTCTACATTGAGGGCATGATGCGCCAAGCTGGACAGGGTCATAGGGGCATCGACGACATGGTGTTCCGTGCTCCGGAGGAAGACATCCAAGACCATACTGAATATGGTATTGACGATGAGGTCGAGGTAGCCCCCCGAGAAGACATGATCACCAATGTGTCAAATGTAGACTGTCCTCTGAATGAGCAGGACTTCACAAGACTAACACAAACTTTGAACATTGAGAGTGACCACCAGGGTGTGGATTGTTTCTTGGCATGTGTTGAGTTTTGCAATTCTGTGTAG
- the LOC127847769 gene encoding uncharacterized protein LOC127847769 yields the protein MTHSGATYSGSGRVRLDQPLAYRDEQGNLQLYKPGEAPTILKPMTPQETEIESSDTHSSMSIRDESQVGEEGRKSGVGETYTPVMNPPRLLSRNAQTSFVSQDDEIVVPVSPVPEVKTARRRRKDVMRNDMVFKEIDQHSMRVFWRSTSELKTSDKQ from the exons ATGACTCACAGCGGGGCCACGTACTCTGGATCCGGCAGGGTGCGACTGGATCAACCCCTGGCCTACAGGGACGAACAAGGCAACCTGCAGCTGTACAAACCGGGCGAGGCGCCAACCATACTG AAACCAATGACCCCTCAAGAAACGGAAATTGAAAGCTCTGATACACACAGCTCCATGTCCATCAGAGACGAGAGTCAAGTCGGAGAGGAGGGCCGGAAATCCGGTGTCGGAGAGACATACACGCCAGTGATGAATCCTCCGCGTTTGTTGTCAAGAAATGCACAG ACTAGTTTCGTCTCCCAAGACGATGAAATCGTGGTTCCAGTTTCCCCTGTACCGGAAGTGAAGACCGCGAGGAGACGCAGGAAGGACGTCATGCGCAACGACATGGTGTTCAAAGAAATCGACCAGCACTCAATGCGGGTATTTTGGCGCTCAACATCCGAGCTGAAAACTTCTGATAAACAGTGA
- the LOC127847771 gene encoding BTB/POZ domain-containing protein KCTD6-like gives MSRYHLSTEKVVKLNVGGTFYSSTKETLTKVHGSYIWRIFTGDAPCPRDERGSYFIDRDGPIFRHILNYLRSDRLSVPYGFREFDLLKVEADYYGLPALVQEIEVILVSFKRKRRRRPNPNRKKTSQSVNELHRVHERDGDLYISDEDSDWFYD, from the exons ATGTCTAGGTATCACCTCAGCACGGAAAAAGTTGTCAAGCTGAATGTTGGAGGGACCTTTTATAGCTCGACCAAGGAAACCTTGACCAAG GTTCACGGAAGCTACATCTGGCGGATATTCACAGGCGATGCCCCCTGTCCGAGGGATGAACGAGGAAGTTACTTTATTGACCGCGATGGGCCCATATTCAG GCACATTCTGAACTACCTGCGCAGCGACCGACTCTCGGTGCCATACGGTTTCCGGGAATTCGACCTTCTCAAGGTCGAGGCCGACTATTACGGACTTCCGGCGCTCGTGCAAGAAATCGAGGTCATACTTGTGTCATTTAAGCGGAAACGTCGACGCCGACCGAACCCGAACCGAAAGAAAACCAGTCAGAGCGTAAACGAGTTACATCGCGTACACGAGCGCGACGGCGACTTGTATATTTCTGACGAAGATTCGGATTGGTTTTACGATTAA
- the LOC127847768 gene encoding lysosome-associated membrane glycoprotein 2-like isoform X1 has protein sequence MDLRKSVWWTLTIVLCELSALNCDNVVPRAPPTNNYTVTDGNVTCVVMTAGIRLAIPYVTDTKNETVNITIPQNGTTYSGMCSKPDGTNQLNINFLDNWNLTFIFANSSTLNNSYEWQLVILNYIIDKSYFPNATNLGKHNLTLTFPNGTNAAQFNGSYRCDRT, from the exons ATGGACCTACGGAAATCCGTTTGGTGGACTTTAACCATAGTTCTCTGTGAACTTTCAGCCTTAAATT GTGACAATGTAGTCCCACGGGCACCGCCCACAAACAACTACACGGTAACCGATGGCAACGTGACGTGTGTTGTCATGACGGCGGGTATACGCCTCGCCATTCCGTATGTCACAGATACTAAG AATGAAACAGTCAACATAACAATTCCACAGAACGGCACAACCTATAGTGGAATGTGTTCCAAACCCGACGGCACGAACCAACTGAACATAAACTTTCTAGACAACTGGAACTTGACATTCATCTTCGCTAACTCATCTACATTAAATAATTCATACGAATGGCAGCTTGTAATTTTGAATTATATTATTGACAAATCCTATTTCCCGAACGCTACCAATTTAGGAAAGCACAATTTGACGTTAACTTTCCCGAACGGAACGAATGCTGCGCAATTCAACGGTTCCTACCGCTGCGACCGCACATGA